TTCGCGAAGAACCGCAGCAGCAGCGGCCAGCTTCATCGACTCGAGCGATCCTGCGACCTCCATCGCTTTTCGGGTGGCCGCCTCCGCGGACTCCTGGGCGTGGATAGCCTTGAGCATCGCTGCCGCTGTCGCCTTCTTGCTGTGCGAGACCTTAGCCAGCACGTTGCGGTGGAAGTGAAAGAGACACCTCTGCCATTTGCTCGCCGGATAGATCTCGGGCAGAGCCTCCACAAGCCCCTTGGACTTGTCGGAGACAGTGAGGTCTATCTTCTCGAGCCCTCGCGAGTAGAGGTTCTTGAGCAGTTCCAGCCAGCTGTCCTTCGACTCGCTCATCCCCTCGACAACGCCGAGCACCTCGCGGAAGCCATGCTCGTTGACGCCGATGGCGACGAGCACGCTCACGTTCTCCATCTCGCCGCCCCACGAACGCTTCAGCCACAGCCCATCCATGAAGGCGTAGACGTAACGACCGCGCAGCGGACGCTGCCGCCACGCCTCGATGCGTTCGTAGATCTTCTGGTTGAGATCGCTGACGGTCGAAGGGCTTACCCTCGCACCCCAGAGCGCTTCGGTTATGTCCTCTATTCGACGGACCGATACGCCAGCCAGGTACATCTCAACCAGTGATTCCTCCACGCTAGACTCGCGTCTGCGGTAGCGTTCGATGATCTGGGTCTCGAAGCTCGCTCCGCGAAGCTTGGGGACCTTCAGCTTCACTTCGCCAGCTCCAGTTTGCAGCTTGCGCTCGTAATGGCCGTTGCGATGAGCGGAACGCTCGTCGCTGCGTTCGTAGCGCTTCGCGTTGCAGATCTGGTCGGCCTCCGCGTCGAGCAGACCGTTGATCGCTTCCTCGACGGTTCCTCGCACGAAGCCGCCCAGATCCTTTTTCAAATGCCCGAAGTCGATCCTTACGACTTCGCTGCTTGATGCCGATCCCTCGGCGGTTATCGTTTCGTTTACTGTCTTTCCGTTGGTGTCTTCCATTTGGGTATTTGCTTCAACACCAACTGCCTACCGGATTATCGGCGGAAAGGCACCTCTACTATTTTGCGAAACTTTTCGGACGTTATCCGACTGTGATTATTTTACTCACGCAGAGGTGTCACGCGGCGCTTGTCGCCGTTGTATCGACTGCCTTGGTACGCCCGGCATGGGCGTCTGCTGGTGTGGCTCAAGTCCACTATGCATAAAACCCAAAGTTAAATTCCTAGTTGATCGCGTGCACGAGGGTTCCGGGGGGTGAGCTGCTCGAGCAGGCTGGCGCAGTACCGAGCGGAACGACACAGCCACATCTGGTCCTGGGCCCTTTGGTCTTCCTTGTACCGAGCCGCAGGCGACAGAGGATCGAACAACATCGCGCCATACCTGTATCCATAAAGCAAGCGCGGCCAAACTCAATCAGGACTTATCCACAATCGGGAGTTTTTCGACAGCCTCGTTGGCACTAGTATCTGTATCCACCTACTACTTTCGCCTTTGTTACTGAATAGTTTTCGATTCGAAGAAACGCTAGAGGTTCTGATAATTTAAAGTTCTCGGTCTGGTAGCCC
Above is a window of Pelagicoccus enzymogenes DNA encoding:
- a CDS encoding IS256 family transposase — encoded protein: MEDTNGKTVNETITAEGSASSSEVVRIDFGHLKKDLGGFVRGTVEEAINGLLDAEADQICNAKRYERSDERSAHRNGHYERKLQTGAGEVKLKVPKLRGASFETQIIERYRRRESSVEESLVEMYLAGVSVRRIEDITEALWGARVSPSTVSDLNQKIYERIEAWRQRPLRGRYVYAFMDGLWLKRSWGGEMENVSVLVAIGVNEHGFREVLGVVEGMSESKDSWLELLKNLYSRGLEKIDLTVSDKSKGLVEALPEIYPASKWQRCLFHFHRNVLAKVSHSKKATAAAMLKAIHAQESAEAATRKAMEVAGSLESMKLAAAAAVLREGIAESVTYYRFPRKHHRSIRTNNMLERIMKEIRRRTRVVGCFPDGKSALMLACARLRYVASKSWSDSRVYLDMKLLAEENEEKSA